The genomic region ACTGAaaaccttgtttttttttttttagtttcttGTAATTGATATTTGTCAAATACAATATACATACAATCATATTGTAACATGTTACTGTACTTTGATTAATTTATAGCGAATGTGAAGTAGACCTCGTAAAATTGACCAAACTCGAATTGACCTGAGTAGTGACTAGTGAGTAGTGGTCGCGAATGAACTTTTTAGCGTTATATATTTGAGATTTTCTAACGTGTGTTTTAAGGGGTTATATTAAAAATTTGAATGAGAAAAGATTTTCGTAATCCTCttatgaaaattgaaagaggaaATCGTTATTACCGGTTTTAATGATAAAATCTTGAATATAATTCTTTATTTGAGTTCATAATGTGTTTAATTAGAGCACACGTTAGAAAAGCCGAAAAGGTTCAACTCTCGTAGTTCCTTGACAGAAAAGGGAGAAAATATTCTGGTTTAATGGAGCACATCAAAATGCAATAACATCTACCAATTTGTGTGTGAAACAGTTTTATAATTTACTTTAGTGAATCATAACATCAAAAGGGCGTTTGGTCTAGTGGTATGATTCTCGCTTTGGGTGCGAGAGGTCCCGAGTTCGATTCTCGGAACGCCCCTTTTTTCTACAAATGTCGATGGttagttttatttttgttttgttaaAAATAACATACATGAAATACAATAATATAGTTTAAGTATCGTTTTAACAAATCGCATAAGGTCAATGACCTAAGTCTTCTTTAATCGGACGTAGTATATTATTTTTCAACTTTGGCAGCCCCATAGTGGAACAACTATTTGTGGAGTAATCGTTGAATATTCTAAATTTTCCTTCACTTGGGTCACTCATATATAATAGTGGTCTCTAACTCTCGAAGTGTAAAACAATGTCATttataaaacttgaattaaatTAAGGATGTCAATAATATTCACTATATTTCTCATATTGGGTCTCTCATCATTTGCTTCAGCTTcaattttaggtcattttttattttaatttctcAATTATGCATTTATGCTccaatttattttgtttaatttgaAGTATTAAAACTTGTAGGAACAAATGAGCTTCATCAACCTCGTCTCTCAACTTCGCGTGCTCTTCTTCAACACCAAAAGCGTAATTATATCGTTCTTGTTTACTAATTCTgttctaatcatttgtttatctttgattaaaatatagtATTTTTTATAAAGaataaaaaatgtaaacaaatctgagacggagggagtaacatTCTTGTTGAATTAAAAAATTGGGAGAATACCAAAAATTTTAATGGTTGTCATTAGTAGAAATTGATTGTTGATGTTAGTGGCGGAGCCAGAATTTGAGCTTAGGGGAACGAAAAATTTTAGGGGGGACACATGGGTAATATAAGCCACACtcgaaaaaaaattcgaaaagtTTAATGAATTAGTTGATAGTGGATGCTACTCTATTTTAGAGGTGATCTTACATAGATTTCTTAGCCATGAACTTACGGGTAAGCGGGTTTGGGATAGGTTAGTAAGCCGCACCTTTAACGCTGCGTACTCACTATCGTATTAGGAAAAAGATCAATTATTGAGATGATTATGGATCATATTAAAATGTCGCAAATTGTTAAAGTATAAATCGATCTTGGGACTGCAACACCAACAATCAGCTTAAATTTTTTGTTAAGATGATTTCTTGACACAAATACTTCTTAATATTAAGCGTGACTTTATTTTTCAAGTAAATTTGTCTACTATAAGTtgatgtaagacggttttacaacGGATTATGCTGGTTGGTATAATTTGAGCAAACTTTAGGAAAGTGGTTGCATTTCTTACAGCTAGATTCCTAATTATGATAATAAAGACATTAATTTCATGAATTAATGAATTAATTGCAGCATGTCCTATAaattttgagaagcaaaattatacaataattacaagcaAATGCAAAGGACCAAAATACCCTGCAATCCCCTGCTGTAATGCTTTCAAGGAATTTGCCTGCCCATTTGCTCATCAACTCAATGACTTAACTAACCAGTGTGCTCAGATTATGTTCAGTTACATCAATCTTAAGGGTGGTTACCCGCCCGGCCTTTTCGCTAACTTGTGCAGTGGTAAGCGAGGGGTCGAGTGTGGTGCTGCCCCCGGTGGGGGAGAGCTCATCGTCGAAGGAGGCAAtgcttgaggaggaggaggaaaagatGAGTAAACAAAGTACTATTTGGGCGCGTCCCATGGATTTTATAggttatttatgtaattttgattttATGTTTGAAAAAGTATGATAtttaaatattatattattagaaATAAAAGGGTTTTGTGATCGGACTATAAAAataatttcagtttaattagtAGAACTTTACTATTTTTAACTTAAGCATTTCATTGACAATGTAAATCCTAGATTTGTAAATAAACCAAAGTACTAACCATTTCATAATTAATAAAGGTGGCCAACGCGGTGGTTAAGCTCGGCCCAGGATGGCGTGGTCTGTCACATTGGGCCCAGTTTTGCAGCTTGCCTAGCCACATACAAACCTAGCACAACCCGGATTCCCACACGAGTTCGGATCAGACCACATTTTCATAATCTAATCCACATGGGCCCAATGGCCcataaaaaaagcaaaaaaaaaatggcTATATGGGGTGGGACCGGACCAGGCATAAGACAGCTGAGTGaagatcctctgtcccatttggtGTCCCATTGTGTGTGTCACACCACTTAGCTTCTAACACCTCaacaaaataatatatatattgtaatattttattttgccACAAGTGATGTGTCGAAATGTAAGTGGTGTGGCACACATAATgggacacaaaagtgggacaAACGATCCTCACTGAAGACAGCTCGATCCAATATGCAATCTGAACATCTGTAAACCTAGCTTAAAAAGTTTTTAAATGAACTCAACTTCCTCACAAATGATTTGAACTCCTAACTTAATAAGTTTAGTCAAAGTGGTTAAGGCGAAATTATGTGACAATAAGTCATGGGTTCGAATTCCCTCCCTTGACATATACGGAGTAAGCTATAAACTATACTCAATACTCACcttgttcttttgaacttaatttcagctcatttcagttcagttcaactctattcagttcagtttcaTTTTGTTCAGCtcttctcttcacaaattaaagttcttttcttttggacttaaatcGTCTGAACTGATTGaagttgaactgaattgaatggatctgaactgaactgatctgaagaaagagttaatttgtgaagagaaaagtcgaattgaactgaatgaagctgaaatgagttgaaattacgttcaaaagaacaaggcctaaCTCTTACTTCAGATCAATTCATTTCAATTCAGCTCTATaaaattcagttcaattcaaacagttttagtaaaaaaaaaaacagaacctAATACTCTTGATAAGCTTATTACGAAATCGTCTTTTATAATTCGatcttattttaatttttaaaaaaagaaaacataaGCCGAAAACGCGTCCAGCCGGCCTCCAGCTACGAGTAAGTAAGACCACAATGCCAAAATATGCCAACACACAACACCACTTCTTCTTCATTTTCATTCTATCAACTTTTGTTttgttctctctctctctctctcattaaTCTTGCTTTTAACAATATTTAGTGCAAAACCACTAAATAATAATGTCAATGGAGCTCAGATTATGCACAAAAATTAAACCAATCATGTCAACATTAACACTATTCATCATTTTCTGTCTTTTTTCTTCCACTTTTGCTTCTGATTCTTTCATCTCTTCTTCTGTTTTAGGTTTCCACCTCTTCTTTCTCATACTCGTAATTTGCGGGAGTCATTGAGACACTGGGATAATGTTGTTattgacgattttttttttttttttttttttgaatctgTAGGAACAGATCAGCTTGATCAACCTCGTTTGTCAACCTCACGTGCTCTTTTACAAGCTCAAAAGCGTAAGCTTTTATCGTTCTGTTCCATTTGATTGTTTACGTTTTTCAAAATTACCTGTATTGATAATAATGTGAATTAAttgtacaataataaaaataaaaatgtggCAAGAGTATTAGAGACTTTCTATTTATAGCACCAATTGGGATTTTAGCAAAATTAAATACTTTTTTTAGAAATTTTTTTAATGATTGTTACTAACTAAATAAGTTTTTAATTAGAAATTATTAGTTGCTAGATATTTTGGTAAATTAGTTGATAATGTTGGCAGATCTGGTTATATATGTAATTAAAAGTTTCtaaatttttctttttttggagTTTTATTCCCTTTTTAGGAAAGTAATTTATAAACTTTTTTATGGGGAGTCCATTTTTTGTACCAAAATACCTCAAGTTTATCACTGAGCAGTGGTGGAGCTAGTAGGGGCCGTCCCGGCGCTTGAGATTTtcaaagtttttagttaaattttttgaatttttttcgagTGTATCTTATATTATTACTCATCCACCACCCCCCAAGCTCAAATCCTACTGTGGTTGAGattttcgaagtttttagttaaatttttcgaatttttttcgagTGTATCTTATATTATTACTCATCCCCCACCCCCAAGCTCAAATCCTGGCTCCACGGAGCCATTGTCACTGGGTTGGATAATATTCCGATTATTATGGACAATATTTCCTATTACTGACGTCGACAATTGTGATTACGAATTAGGATGTCCGCCTAGATTACAAATTTTGACAATAAAGATGTAAAATTAACGAATTATTTGCAGTTTTTATGAACTTTTTTGTGGGGGGTTCAGTTTTTGATCAAATCAGTTAATTAAAAGACGGTTTCACAATAAGCTTATAAAATTTGATAATGGATTGATTTGCAGCTTGTCCTATAAATTTTGAGAACCAGAATTATACCATCATTACCAGCAAATGCAAAGGACCCAGGTACCCGGCCGCCGAATGTTGTCCTTCTTTCACGGATTTCGCCTGCCAATTCTCAGATGAACTCAATGACTTAACCAACCAATGTGCTCAGACCATGTTCAGTTACATTAACCTCAATGGTGGGTACCCGCCTGGCCTTTTCGCTAACGAGTGCAAAGGAAGCAAGCGAGGTCTCGAGTGTAAAGCTACACCCAGTGGCGCTGCGTCTATTTATGGTATAACTCGACATGGATCATTGTTGTCGTTTCTTTCAGCTGCTGTTTTCCTCCTTGTTGTTGGTCGAATCATTTGAGGTTGATTTGTGGTTTCGATTCTTTCACACGAATTTGACTCTTTTTTACGAGTGAGAAGTTAACCGATATCCATGTGATTTATGTATAATGGTCGGAATGTAATGAGGAATGACCAATTAGAGATGTATCAACTATTTATTCATTCATATACTTTACATGATTTTATTGTGCATCGGTTTGTAAGTACATAGAAACATACAAAGCGGAATTATATATGTTATGTGGTTTCACATTCAGCTAGAACAGATGTTCGGCTAATATACATAGATTCAGGGAATGATCAGAAGAACGGTTTAGTTAACAGCAGTTAGCCGCGTGGCTTTAAAAACGACGGAGTCAGATGTTTACTCCGCTGCTTTCGTTTGAATTGCTTTTTGGTGTTGCACCATGCTCCTGGAAAATTACTTAACTGCAAATAAAGGTGGAATCGGCATGGCCAAAACACAAGTCAGTGACATTTGTATGCAGAAAGACCACTCAATAAGTGCAAACGGCGGTCAATCAAGAGGTTTCGAATATCTATCATATATTAGCTCCGTTTGAAAATGATGAACCCTATTTTGAATTAGGGTAGTTCCAAGATTATGTTTTACAATCCCTTTCAACAAGTATTTAAAATATTTTTAATAGAATCATTAAAAATAATCGTCTCAAATCTACCAAAATAGTGATATTATGAAGAGGTAACGAGAAAAAGATAACTCACATTACTGATAAGCCTTGCCCCATGCCAGGCAGAATCGGCACCATAAGGTGGAGGAGTTACCCTGATTCCATTTGAGATATAAGAAGGAAGATGTGCACGAAGTTCCTTCTCTAGTCTTTCTGAAACACACAGCTTCTGGTTAGTGTTAAGATATGTTTAACCTCATGTGTACAAATTCAAATCGAAAGAGAGCTCAGAAACTAAAACGTACCAGGTAGTCCCCTTAAGCATGCAGTTCCCCCACATAAAACCACCGTCTTGAACCAACTATCATCACCCATCAGTTCTGCGTCATGACAATGCTCCATGCAGAGAGCAACGGCCTGGTGCAGTCCCATTGCGCGTCTGCCATGAAGCAATTTAAAACATCTCATCCACCAAATTGGGAATCATATATAAAATATACAGTAACAAACTATTACTCCTCTCATCTCATTTATATTGTCCCCATTGACTTTGGTGATCGAACAATATTTCTGACTAGTTGCAAAATCTTTTtggataaaaatacaaaaaaattgccATTATCCGGCTTAAGTGTGAGCCCTCGCAGCATTGGGATACTGTTTGTTAACTATGAAAAATAGTTCTTAGTAAAGTTCACTAAAAAAATGACATTGTATCTGTACATAGATTTGGAGAAATTAGCGGTCGAAGTTGAAAAACTTTTACTGAACAAGCCAATAGGAGTAATAGTGGAATGAAGGTAGAATAAAAGCATGTTGTCTAAGGTGGTACGTAGCAAGATGAGATCTGAAAGCAGTCACTAGTTACAGCTGCCAGGAAAGCTGGAGTATTTATCTATGGGACGATTGACTGAGAAAATGGGTACCATACTACCATATGGATCGCTAAACATACAACTCAGCTATATTTGTGAATAAAGAAAAATGAAAGAAGATTACACTTACACTCCAGTAATACGTGGTTGGAACAGGATCTCTCCTGTTTTAAAACGTTCTTTGGACAATGTAAATACACCCTCCCTTGGTAATTCATAAGATTCTTGAGTGTCTTTAGAAAGTTCAGCTTCATAATCAATGGCCACGTAGCACAGATTCTGAAAGACATAACGATAACTTGATAAGCTGACAGCCCCTGACAGTCTGACACTATGGACAGCTGGACAAGTATCTAATACGGAGTACTCTTTAACAGGATAATACGCTTCAGCACTCCATTCCAGCAAACAATCATATGCAATCTTTTATTTATTCTGGTGTAAAGCGAGCCACAACTACAAGAGCAGTCATGATGCTAACGGGTTTTGAACCAAGGTTAACCAGTTGACATTTGCACTCACATAATATCAGTCTTGGAGGCAATGATGTCTTTTGCACTTGTTGACTACTATCAGAGCCTAGTTTTCTACCCAAACTATTTTACTTGTACTATCAATATTTCAGGCACATCTATACAAACAGTTGAAGTATGCACCATTATACACATTAGTACAATCTCCAGACTAACTTTATCTTCAAAGTTATTTTGTGAAAACTCTATGGCAAGTGAAATAAAATGCGGTATTATATTGTCTTTCACATCAAAGAAAAAGAGGGGGAATGAGTAACCAATATATGATTGTTTAAAATCATAGTTTACCTCCTTTAGTTCCCGGATAGTGTATAAAGACTCGAAATAAATGTTTCGCTGCTGTAACTGTTCTCTAAGAAATCCAGTTAGCTTCAATGCTCCCATACCAACTACTTCAACTCCCACCTTACGCATTACTTTTCCATGCAGGACTGCAGAAGAGAAATATCGCATACCACTGAGTCAGCAAAAATGAGGTGACTGCTGAAGACACCCAGACATATGGTCTACGTCTACCTATACTGCTAAGGTCTACCTTCCATAGTGGAACTTCACTGAGAGAAAACTAAATGACAATACACGTGGTAGTATGGAGAAACTTTTACAAATGAAGAATCCAAAATTGTCAACTAAAACTAATGAAACCAGTAACTAATACTTTGCAAGGTTAACTAATGCTCCCTCTTAAGTGAAGTTAGGCTGCATTCTGCAAATGCCTCAAATGGTATAATAATATActgcaaagaaaaaaaaaatacatcatGTGACAATAGGGAACAAAGGAATATGTACTTGGCACAATAGAGGTTTGGTGGAAACCAATATTAACCACTATTCCTGATGTCCTCCTTGCTGCATATAATGCCAGAGTAGCCTGCATTGACGTAGATTATATAAGTGATGGTAATGAAACTACGTGAGAAAAGAGATCAGAAATGTCAAATGGAATGGGTCACATATTCACATGCAAGCACTGAGGCTTGTAGCTGACTGGAAACAAATGTAGAGCCATATGAAATGTGGCATTGGCAGCTTGAGCTGAGGCGACAAGTTCGAGACGAGTCTTTGTCCATGGAAATAATTATACTCGTCAAACAGAGATAAGTGCCATCAAGGTCAGATTATCTAACAAATGTATTTGTGTGCGTGTGTGTTATCTGTATATACATTTTAAGTGATCCCGTAAAGCCCTGAGATGATGAATTCTTCCAAAATTGATATTGCAACTAGGTATGACTATGTGAGTATAACCGATAAACGGACAACTCATATCACAAAAGCTCCATCTCAAAGGTAGCTCATACAAGCATTTCCTAATCCTTCACTCAACACATAAGCATAGAATAAATATCAGCATAGCTCCCAGTCCCGTCATGCATATGACAACAAAAGCATCTTTTTTCACGAGTAAGATTATACAAGCTACGTAGAACTCAAGAATAAACTCACTTGATTTACCGCACATACAGCTGGAACATTCAGGTCAAAAAGTGCTGAATGTATAGCTTCTTTCAGTTGTCTTCTTGATGCTTTAGCAGATTCTGTATCTACATGTGGAAGAGAGATACAGTGAACAAGAAGGCCTAGAGGATGTACCAAATAAGGTTTGCAAGTGTAGGAGAGGTTGTAAGTCTCTTGCTTTATTGAAAATTTATTCCATGTATGCTATGGTTCAATTGTACGTTCATACCCCTTACTATAGCAAGTTATATAATATAACATTAAAAGATCAATAATATTGACAAACAATATTGGAAGGAATGACAACCGACTTACTGTCTTCAATCATTTTAAGATGAACTTACCATCATAATGGCAGATAGGAACAGAAACAACAATAGGCTGGGTCGTATGTTTCACTTGCATCCTGTACAGAAACGATACTATAAGAAATTAAGAATTGACCAACGTGGTCCATCTGAGCATTGAAGTTTAAGTGTTAATTTGGATTAGCTTCTGTGAATTCCTATGAACAGTGGGCTTCGCAATTCATAGTCATCTATAAACCAGCTTCTTGACAATTATAACCCATTATGAAACACGCATTTACATTCACAGTGAGTATTCTTTTAGACAATTATTGATGTATGAGTATTTTTGTTCGGCAAATATTGTACTGAAGCTCACAAGGAACCTAATAGCCATTGCATATCTTTCTAAAGTGGATTGATTAGGATAAATTGATGTTCCAATTTGCCTACAAACATGCTATTATGGGCTTAATCATTCATATTTAGTGAATAAATATTCGGGGTATTACAGGCCAACCATTTTAGGTTGCAAAGTTTTTTAAAGAGGAACTTGGAGGCTTGTATGCAGTTAATAGAATAGATAACCAGAATAAAATGGATTAAAAAAATTCCTGGCTTGGATGTCAGGAATATATAGAGAACCAACCTGCCATAAAGCGTAGAGTAAAAATGACGAAGTCTGGTATACATTGGGGCTTCAATATTCCCAAATTCCTGCAAAGAGGGTGCACATGTTcaataaataaaaaaatgagTTCTCCAAAAGGGGAGagggaaaaaaaaaaggttgataATTGACAGCTTCGAATGATACTTCTAACAGAAGAAAACGCGCTTATGGAAACATAAACTTTGAAGCTCAATAAGCTGAGAAAATGCAGGGGGCTCACCATAAATGTGGCAGACATTCCAGAAGGACGGGAATACTTGCTCCAGCCAAACTTGCAGTATCCAGACCCACCTTAAGAATCATGGCATAAAATGACAAAAGTTCACCATCACCACAATCAGAAACAGAACAAAATTGCAGGTTTCGAGCAAAATTATCAAAATAATGGTGCATATGAACTGCAAGTTTGCACTGCATTTATAGCTTAAATCTCGAGGTTTACTCGTGTACCAGACATTTTGACAAGAACAAAGGAATCAGATTGAAAATAACTATACCATCCTGTTTGGTATCAAGTGATAAATTTGTGTGGACACTGATAAGAAATTGTACAAGATCCTGATAACAAGGAATAAGCTGTTTATGGAGTTGTCTCTTCCTCTTTGTTTATAGTAAAATGCTATGTTGAACATCTCCTCACCTTTTTAAGTTTTAAGCATCACGCGTTAAGTGTCCCACAATATAAAGGGTAGAAAGTTGATAGTTTTAAACCAATGAGTTAATCCTCTTCACTTTGTCGGTGTAATCAAGAATTCAAGACTAATCATGCTCATTTTATTAATTTCTTGAGATTATGACAAACAACTGAATTAAAGAGACAAAAATTAATCctcaaaaaatatgaaaaataaattaCCATCAACAATTAGAGCACCAGGAACCTGAGCACGCTGCCCGAAAATATTCTTAAGAGACAACTGAGGTGTCCCTTCATGATACATAAACCTGTATTCACCGGAAAAAAAAAAGCCCCCATAACATCAATCAATGGCAAATGAGATATAACTTAAGCGACTACAACTATGGAGCAAGGGATGCTAGCGGTGTCTGTCACCCCCTAACCAATGAAAATAACAACTACAGTCAAACTTCTCAAATAacaactactccctccgtcccggtcaattgttgtccttttgttttggcacaaagaccaaggacaGGGAGGGGGGgcaattataagatgacaagtggaacaaattgagtgtaaatgctcaaattgttcatcaaatgcaatcctaaaatagaaaggacaccctaaaatagaaaatgacaacaaatgaccgggacagagggagtagatTGCATTACTAATTCGCCCTCTAAAATTTTCTACtacaattcaccccccccccccccccccccacacacacacacacacaccaacacCAACTTCAAAGGCTTGCCACGTATGGGCGATAAAATCACGTAACACCACAAATCCACAACTTGAGTAGCAAACTCAAACCAGTGGCGAAATCAGGACTTGCAGTTAGATGCCACAAATTTCCGAGGAAGAATTAATAATAATTCACAACTGAAAAACAAATTCAGAGTTTTTCactaaaagtttcaaaattttattGCATAGGGGGGGCGCAACTGCTAGCCTCCCAAGTTCCGCCACTAACTCGTGTCCCGACGCTTCCAAACTAAAATTCTCATTAATCACACTTTACTTTGTCAAACTCACACAATAATCACAAACATTAGAAATTCTAACTACTTGAATTAACATAGTAAATGATCAATAATCAATACTTattgtataaaaccgtcttacattgTGAAACGGTCCTTTTATACCTAAAAACACTCATTTAGAGTGTTTAACCAATAAAAAAACCGTCTCACACAGTAAGCAATTGAATTATCACCTCAATTGAGCTAACAGATAACTGATCAATACTTattgtataaaaccgtcttacattgTGAAACGGTCCTTTTATACCTAAAAACACTCATTTAGAGTGTTTAACCAATAAAAAAACCGTCTCACACAGTAAGCAATTGAATTATCACCTCAATTGAGCTAACAGATAACTGATCAATACTTattgtataaaaccgtcttacactGTGAGACAGTCCTTTCATATATAAAAACACTCGATTAGAGTGCTTAACCAATAAAAAAACCGTCTCACATTATAAGCAATTAAATTATCACCTCAATTCAGCTAACATACAATTGATCAATACTTcgtataaaaccgtcttacacagTGAGACGGTCCTTTAATATATAAAAACACTCGTTTAGTGTGTGTAACCAATAAAAAAACCGTCTCACACTATAAGCAATTAAATTATCAACTCAAACCGTGATAAGTAGTAATAAACGAGTGTTTAACCAATAAAAAAACCGTCTCACAATATAAACAATTAAATAATCACCTCAATTGCGTTTCGGCGAAGAAAACAGACTCCCAATCAAGATGATGTAGATTCAACTCCGATTGAAAAAAATGAATCCATAAATTATTATCAGAAGATAAAAGATCTCTCCATGTTTTACACACAGTACATAGTTTAGCAGTCTCTTCTGGTCCCAATTTTTTGAGTATTATCACCAATATTTCATCCGGTATCCGGTCAAAATCGCCGGTAGCCAGTGTTAAATTCGAGGAattggagatggagatggaggttgATTGAGAAGTTGTTGAGGAATACGACACCGTTTCTAACAGTTTTCTTAGTAACATCGCCATTGATGATGATCAttgattttgttgttttattttggaGAGTTTTGTATGGTTTTTGTGGAGTGGAGTATAGCTAAGTGTAATGATAGCTAAGTGTAATGATAGTAGTTGAGATTAGAGATGACAATTTTGAAGTACtaaatttatactccctccgtcccgatccCGATTAATTCTTTACGTTTGCATTTGACATAGAAATTTATATAATTAAGTATAAATGTATAATACATAAATACTTTAAATTAAGAAGTACAAAGATTAGAAAGTAAAGTGCAAAAAGAGTATTTAGTCTAAATAATAAAAACGTATAGAAATGATTCGTATTAGAGAAGTATAGAGATATGTTATGGGGTTTAGTGGATTATATTATTGAAATCGAT from Silene latifolia isolate original U9 population chromosome 3, ASM4854445v1, whole genome shotgun sequence harbors:
- the LOC141646778 gene encoding GPI-anchored protein LLG1-like, whose translation is MSMELRLCTKIKPIMSTLTLFIIFCLFSSTFASDSFISSSVLGTDQLDQPRLSTSRALLQAQKPCPINFENQNYTIITSKCKGPRYPAAECCPSFTDFACQFSDELNDLTNQCAQTMFSYINLNGGYPPGLFANECKGSKRGLECKATPSGAASIYGITRHGSLLSFLSAAVFLLVVGRII
- the LOC141646776 gene encoding actin-related protein 8 isoform X1, coding for MAMLLRKLLETVSYSSTTSQSTSISISNSSNLTLATGDFDRIPDEILVIILKKLGPEETAKLCTVCKTWRDLLSSDNNLWIHFFQSELNLHHLDWESVFFAETQLRFMYHEGTPQLSLKNIFGQRAQVPGALIVDGGSGYCKFGWSKYSRPSGMSATFMEFGNIEAPMYTRLRHFYSTLYGRMQVKHTTQPIVVSVPICHYDDTESAKASRRQLKEAIHSALFDLNVPAVCAVNQATLALYAARRTSGIVVNIGFHQTSIVPILHGKVMRKVGVEVVGMGALKLTGFLREQLQQRNIYFESLYTIRELKENLCYVAIDYEAELSKDTQESYELPREGVFTLSKERFKTGEILFQPRITGVRAMGLHQAVALCMEHCHDAELMGDDSWFKTVVLCGGTACLRGLPERLEKELRAHLPSYISNGIRVTPPPYGADSAWHGARLISNLSNFPGAWCNTKKQFKRKQRSKHLTPSFLKPRG
- the LOC141646776 gene encoding actin-related protein 8 isoform X2, whose product is MLAELRFMYHEGTPQLSLKNIFGQRAQVPGALIVDGGSGYCKFGWSKYSRPSGMSATFMEFGNIEAPMYTRLRHFYSTLYGRMQVKHTTQPIVVSVPICHYDDTESAKASRRQLKEAIHSALFDLNVPAVCAVNQATLALYAARRTSGIVVNIGFHQTSIVPILHGKVMRKVGVEVVGMGALKLTGFLREQLQQRNIYFESLYTIRELKENLCYVAIDYEAELSKDTQESYELPREGVFTLSKERFKTGEILFQPRITGVRAMGLHQAVALCMEHCHDAELMGDDSWFKTVVLCGGTACLRGLPERLEKELRAHLPSYISNGIRVTPPPYGADSAWHGARLISNLSNFPGAWCNTKKQFKRKQRSKHLTPSFLKPRG
- the LOC141646776 gene encoding actin-related protein 8 isoform X5, with amino-acid sequence MYHEGTPQLSLKNIFGQRAQVPGALIVDGGSGYCKFGWSKYSRPSGMSATFMEFGNIEAPMYTRLRHFYSTLYGRMQVKHTTQPIVVSVPICHYDDTESAKASRRQLKEAIHSALFDLNVPAVCAVNQATLALYAARRTSGIVVNIGFHQTSIVPILHGKVMRKVGVEVVGMGALKLTGFLREQLQQRNIYFESLYTIRELKENLCYVAIDYEAELSKDTQESYELPREGVFTLSKERFKTGEILFQPRITGVRAMGLHQAVALCMEHCHDAELMGDDSWFKTVVLCGGTACLRGLPERLEKELRAHLPSYISNGIRVTPPPYGADSAWHGARLISNLSNFPGAWCNTKKQFKRKQRSKHLTPSFLKPRG
- the LOC141646776 gene encoding actin-related protein 8 isoform X4, with the protein product MFMYHEGTPQLSLKNIFGQRAQVPGALIVDGGSGYCKFGWSKYSRPSGMSATFMEFGNIEAPMYTRLRHFYSTLYGRMQVKHTTQPIVVSVPICHYDDTESAKASRRQLKEAIHSALFDLNVPAVCAVNQATLALYAARRTSGIVVNIGFHQTSIVPILHGKVMRKVGVEVVGMGALKLTGFLREQLQQRNIYFESLYTIRELKENLCYVAIDYEAELSKDTQESYELPREGVFTLSKERFKTGEILFQPRITGVRAMGLHQAVALCMEHCHDAELMGDDSWFKTVVLCGGTACLRGLPERLEKELRAHLPSYISNGIRVTPPPYGADSAWHGARLISNLSNFPGAWCNTKKQFKRKQRSKHLTPSFLKPRG
- the LOC141646776 gene encoding actin-related protein 8 isoform X3, which produces MFVIIVFMYHEGTPQLSLKNIFGQRAQVPGALIVDGGSGYCKFGWSKYSRPSGMSATFMEFGNIEAPMYTRLRHFYSTLYGRMQVKHTTQPIVVSVPICHYDDTESAKASRRQLKEAIHSALFDLNVPAVCAVNQATLALYAARRTSGIVVNIGFHQTSIVPILHGKVMRKVGVEVVGMGALKLTGFLREQLQQRNIYFESLYTIRELKENLCYVAIDYEAELSKDTQESYELPREGVFTLSKERFKTGEILFQPRITGVRAMGLHQAVALCMEHCHDAELMGDDSWFKTVVLCGGTACLRGLPERLEKELRAHLPSYISNGIRVTPPPYGADSAWHGARLISNLSNFPGAWCNTKKQFKRKQRSKHLTPSFLKPRG